One part of the Thermanaerothrix sp. genome encodes these proteins:
- the asnS gene encoding asparagine--tRNA ligase yields MSAPLIRICDLAPYEGKTVTIKGWVYNKRSSGKIHFLQVRDGSGFIQAVMERSSVSEELFAAAKGIWIEASVEVQGTVRRDDRAPSGYELGVTDLRIISNPTEEYPISKKEHGIDFLLDHRHLWLRSRRQRCIMSIRDRVILSCRNFLHRKGFMLVDSPILTGSIGEGADGLFELDYFDMGKAYLAQTGQLYLEAAAAAYGRVYCFGPTFRAEKSKTRRHLTEFWMIEPEAAFFEHQDNMALQEEMVSFIVKEVLEHHEKDLLFLERDVDQLAKAVDGPFHHITYDDAVKLLQKLGSDIPYGDDFGGDDETMLTQQFQRPVFVECYPKKVKAFYMKQHPEREDLVLCDDLLAPEGYGEIIGGSQREDDLDLLLSSIRAHGLPEDSYSWYLDLRRYGSFPHSGFGMGIERAVAWICGLKHIREAIPWPRTIYRLNP; encoded by the coding sequence TCCACTTCCTCCAGGTGAGGGACGGATCGGGGTTCATACAGGCGGTCATGGAGCGCAGCTCCGTGAGCGAGGAGCTCTTCGCCGCCGCCAAAGGCATATGGATCGAGGCCTCCGTGGAGGTGCAGGGCACCGTGCGGCGGGACGACAGGGCCCCGTCGGGGTACGAGCTGGGGGTCACGGACCTTAGGATAATATCCAACCCCACCGAGGAGTACCCCATATCCAAGAAGGAACACGGCATAGACTTCCTGCTGGACCACCGGCACCTGTGGCTCAGGAGCCGCCGGCAGAGGTGCATCATGTCCATACGGGACCGGGTCATCCTGTCCTGCCGCAACTTCCTCCACCGCAAGGGGTTCATGCTGGTGGACAGCCCCATACTCACGGGCTCCATCGGGGAGGGGGCCGACGGGCTCTTCGAGCTGGACTACTTCGACATGGGCAAGGCGTACCTGGCCCAGACGGGGCAGCTGTACCTGGAGGCCGCCGCGGCGGCCTACGGACGGGTCTACTGCTTCGGCCCCACCTTCAGGGCTGAGAAGTCAAAGACCCGCCGGCACCTCACGGAGTTCTGGATGATAGAGCCCGAGGCGGCCTTCTTCGAACACCAGGACAACATGGCCCTGCAGGAGGAGATGGTGTCCTTCATCGTCAAAGAGGTGCTGGAGCACCACGAGAAGGACCTGCTGTTCCTGGAGCGGGACGTGGACCAGCTCGCCAAGGCGGTGGACGGGCCCTTCCACCACATAACCTACGACGACGCGGTGAAGCTTCTCCAGAAGCTGGGAAGCGACATACCCTACGGGGACGACTTCGGCGGCGACGACGAGACCATGCTCACCCAGCAGTTCCAGCGGCCGGTGTTCGTGGAGTGCTACCCCAAGAAGGTGAAGGCCTTCTACATGAAGCAGCACCCGGAGCGGGAGGACCTGGTGCTATGCGACGACCTACTGGCCCCGGAGGGATACGGGGAGATAATCGGCGGCTCCCAGAGGGAGGACGATCTGGACCTATTGCTGTCCAGCATAAGGGCCCACGGCCTCCCGGAGGACTCCTACTCCTGGTACCTGGACCTGCGCCGTTACGGCTCCTTCCCCCACAGCGGCTTCGGCATGGGCATAGAACGGGCGGTAGCCTGGATATGCGGCCTTAAGCACATAAGGGAGGCAATACCGTGGCCCCGGACGATATACCGCTTGAACCCCTGA